One Microbacterium trichothecenolyticum DNA window includes the following coding sequences:
- a CDS encoding 2'-5' RNA ligase family protein: MSHVVSLELLLDAAADAAVRSEWNLLAAAGLPSQAHHTGETNSPHITLLVRSTLPEIDATAVRPMLPLALTLGAPVLFGSGRTRVVARSVVPSSALLELHTSVHTLAGPGDDVAHTRPGAWSPHVTLARRVPLDRIGAALDALSGGGGDLPARATAIRRWDAALKTVTFVA, translated from the coding sequence ATGAGCCACGTCGTCAGCCTGGAGCTGCTCCTCGACGCCGCCGCTGACGCCGCCGTCCGGTCGGAGTGGAATCTGCTCGCCGCGGCCGGACTGCCCAGCCAGGCGCATCACACGGGTGAGACGAACAGCCCTCACATCACCCTGCTCGTGCGGTCGACGTTGCCGGAGATCGACGCGACGGCGGTGCGGCCGATGCTCCCGCTCGCCCTCACACTCGGCGCACCCGTGCTGTTCGGGTCGGGGCGCACGCGCGTCGTCGCGAGGTCGGTCGTGCCGTCGTCGGCCCTGCTCGAACTCCACACGAGCGTGCACACCCTGGCCGGCCCCGGCGACGACGTCGCCCACACGCGTCCTGGTGCGTGGTCGCCGCATGTGACGCTCGCCCGTCGCGTGCCGCTGGATCGCATCGGTGCGGCGCTCGATGCCCTCTCGGGTGGTGGGGGAGACCTGCCGGCGCGCGCGACGGCGATCCGACGCTGGGACGCCGCGCTCAAGACGGTGACCTTCGTCGCGTGA
- a CDS encoding glycoside hydrolase family 32 protein: MPFEISRRTLLQGAGAGALGLALASTVPLAARAQTTSQRAVFHMTPPTAWLCDPQRPIVSGGQYQLYYLHSDVNNGAGGWDHATTDGVSFTHHGTVMPLTDGVPVWSGCLVVDTANTAGFGAGTVIALATRPTDGIRKYQEQYLYYSHDGGFSFTMLPDPVLVNTDGRTAQTPAEIDNAEWCRDPKVHWDAARGEWVMALGRARYAGFYTSPNLRQWTWRSNFDYPNPQLGGIECPDLFEMTANDGSRHWVLGASMDAYGVGLPMTYAYWTGTWNGTHFVADDLTPQWLDWGWDWYGAVTWPSIEAPDTKRLAIGWMNNWKYAARDVPTDVTDGYNGQNSIVRELRLQRQSGGWYSLLSAPIAALAGRATSTIILPDCTVNGSAVLPWNGRAYELELDISWTDAANVGVSVGRSSDGSRHTNIGKYGSDLYVDRGPSERSGYTLSPYTRAAAPIDSAARSVHLRIFVDRQSVEVFVNAGHTVLSQQVHFLEGDTGISLYTDGGAAQFTGITIREFADPV; the protein is encoded by the coding sequence ATGCCGTTCGAGATCTCCCGCCGCACGCTGCTGCAGGGCGCCGGAGCCGGGGCCTTGGGCCTCGCTCTGGCCTCGACCGTTCCCCTGGCCGCCCGGGCACAGACGACATCGCAGCGCGCGGTGTTCCACATGACGCCCCCGACGGCCTGGCTCTGCGACCCGCAGCGGCCGATCGTCTCCGGCGGGCAGTACCAGCTCTACTACCTGCACTCCGACGTCAACAACGGTGCGGGCGGGTGGGACCACGCCACGACCGACGGGGTGAGCTTCACCCACCACGGCACCGTCATGCCGCTGACCGACGGCGTGCCGGTGTGGTCGGGATGCCTCGTCGTCGACACCGCGAACACCGCGGGATTCGGGGCGGGAACGGTCATCGCTCTTGCCACGCGACCGACCGACGGCATCCGCAAGTACCAGGAGCAGTACCTCTACTACTCGCACGACGGCGGTTTCAGCTTCACGATGCTGCCCGACCCCGTGCTGGTCAACACCGACGGGCGCACCGCGCAGACCCCCGCCGAGATCGACAACGCCGAGTGGTGTCGCGACCCGAAGGTGCACTGGGATGCCGCGCGCGGCGAGTGGGTGATGGCGCTCGGTCGCGCGCGATACGCCGGGTTCTACACCTCGCCGAACCTGCGGCAGTGGACGTGGCGGAGCAACTTCGACTATCCCAACCCGCAGCTCGGCGGCATCGAGTGCCCCGACCTTTTCGAGATGACGGCGAACGACGGCAGCCGCCACTGGGTGCTGGGCGCCAGCATGGACGCCTACGGGGTCGGCCTGCCCATGACCTACGCCTATTGGACAGGCACGTGGAACGGCACCCACTTCGTCGCCGACGACCTCACCCCGCAGTGGCTCGACTGGGGATGGGACTGGTACGGCGCGGTCACCTGGCCGAGCATCGAAGCGCCCGACACCAAGCGCCTGGCAATCGGGTGGATGAACAACTGGAAGTACGCCGCGCGCGACGTGCCCACCGACGTCACCGACGGGTACAACGGCCAGAACTCGATCGTTCGCGAGCTGCGACTGCAACGGCAGTCCGGCGGGTGGTACAGCCTGCTGAGCGCCCCCATCGCCGCCCTCGCGGGTCGTGCTACTTCGACCATCATCCTTCCCGACTGCACGGTGAACGGCAGTGCCGTCCTGCCGTGGAATGGGCGTGCGTACGAGCTCGAGCTCGACATTTCGTGGACGGATGCCGCCAACGTCGGTGTCTCAGTCGGACGCTCCTCGGACGGATCGCGCCACACCAACATCGGCAAGTACGGCTCCGACCTATACGTCGACCGCGGCCCGTCCGAACGCAGCGGTTACACGCTCTCGCCGTATACACGTGCCGCCGCTCCGATCGATTCCGCCGCCCGGTCCGTGCACCTGCGGATCTTCGTCGACCGCCAGAGCGTGGAGGTCTTCGTCAACGCCGGTCACACCGTGCTGTCACAGCAGGTGCACTTCCTCGAGGGCGACACGGGGATCTCGCTATACACCGACGGCGGCGCGGCGCAGTTCACCGGGATCACGATCCGCGAGTTCGCTGATCCGGTGTGA
- a CDS encoding IS5 family transposase (programmed frameshift), translating into MSRFQLLSDAQWSLIESMLPKPTGRPGRRFSDARSMLEGIIYRYRCGIAWRDLPEVFGPWQTVWTWHHRLAADGTWDVIVSTLIAQADAEGLVDWSVSVDSTIARAHQHATNTTRPIGAGSNYTNPAVEPPDHGIGRSRGGLSTKIHQLVDGNGLPLVTVITPGQAGDSPMLIPMLEQLRVARPVGRPRTRPDAVRGDKAYSSRAIRAHLRGRGIKAVIPEPRDQQGHRKRRGSRGGRPVGLDADDYRNRNVIERRFCHTKQWRGLATRYDKLAVMFRAAVLIHATITWTKTLSDTP; encoded by the exons GTGTCGCGGTTCCAGTTGCTCTCTGATGCTCAGTGGTCGTTGATTGAGTCGATGTTGCCGAAGCCGACGGGGCGTCCGGGGCGGAGGTTCTCGGATGCGAGGTCGATGCTGGAGGGCATCATCTACCGGTATCGGTGCGGTATCGCGTGGCGTGATCTGCCGGAGGTGTTCGGGCCATGGCAGACGGTGTGGACCTGGCATCACCGCCTCGCCGCTGACGGGACGTGGGATGTGATCGTGTCCACACTGATCGCGCAGGCCGACGCCGAAGGATTGGTGGACTGGTCGGTGTCGGTGGATTCCACGATTGCCAGGGCGCATCAGCACGCGACGAACACGACCCGCCCCATA GGGGCTGGATCGAATTACACGAATCCGGCCGTCGAGCCGCCTGATCACGGCATCGGCCGCTCCCGGGGTGGCTTGTCGACGAAGATCCATCAGCTCGTCGACGGCAACGGGCTCCCGCTCGTCACCGTGATCACGCCTGGGCAGGCTGGTGATTCGCCGATGCTGATCCCGATGCTGGAACAGCTGCGCGTGGCTCGACCGGTCGGACGGCCCCGCACACGTCCGGATGCCGTCCGAGGCGACAAGGCCTACTCGTCCCGCGCGATCCGAGCGCACCTGCGCGGCCGGGGAATCAAGGCCGTGATCCCGGAACCGCGCGACCAGCAAGGACACCGCAAACGCCGTGGATCACGCGGAGGCAGGCCCGTCGGGCTCGACGCCGACGACTACCGCAACCGCAACGTCATCGAGCGGCGGTTCTGCCACACCAAGCAATGGCGAGGCCTCGCCACCCGCTACGACAAGTTGGCGGTCATGTTCCGCGCCGCCGTCCTCATCCACGCCACCATCACCTGGACCAAGACATTGTCAGACACGCCCTAG
- a CDS encoding TerC family protein, whose product MGVTPLVWIITIAITIAFFVFEFFAHVRKPHEPTIGESARWSAFYIGLALLFGVGIGVFSGWTFGGEYFAGYLTEKALSIDNLFVFLIIMTGFAVPKKYQQKVLMIGIVIALIMRGAFIAVGAALISNFSWIFYIFGALLLVLAYRQAFSHGDSDPANGKFMRFVRRVLPVSDEYNDDKLTVRKNGKRFVTPMLLVIIAIGFIDLVFAVDSIPAIYGLTNEAYIVFTANAFALMGLRQLYFLIGGLLERLVYLAQGLAVILAFIGVKLVFHALHVNELPFINGGEPLLWVPEIPIWFSLLFIAATVAVATFLSLRKTRNDSRKKERETFDGEKIIHAPED is encoded by the coding sequence TTGGGCGTCACACCCCTCGTCTGGATCATCACGATCGCGATCACCATCGCGTTCTTCGTCTTCGAGTTCTTCGCGCACGTGCGCAAACCCCACGAACCGACCATCGGCGAATCAGCGCGCTGGTCGGCGTTCTACATCGGACTGGCGCTGCTGTTCGGTGTCGGCATCGGCGTCTTCTCCGGATGGACCTTCGGCGGTGAGTACTTCGCCGGCTACCTGACCGAGAAGGCCCTGTCGATCGACAACCTCTTCGTCTTCCTGATCATCATGACCGGGTTCGCGGTGCCCAAGAAGTACCAGCAGAAGGTGCTGATGATCGGCATCGTGATCGCGCTCATCATGCGCGGGGCGTTCATCGCCGTCGGCGCCGCCCTGATCTCGAACTTCTCGTGGATCTTCTACATCTTCGGTGCGCTGCTGCTGGTCCTCGCTTATCGCCAGGCGTTCTCGCACGGCGACAGCGACCCCGCGAACGGCAAGTTCATGCGGTTCGTGCGCCGCGTGCTCCCGGTCTCCGACGAGTACAACGACGACAAGCTCACGGTTCGCAAGAACGGCAAACGCTTCGTCACCCCGATGCTGCTGGTCATCATCGCCATCGGCTTCATCGACCTCGTCTTCGCGGTCGATTCCATCCCCGCCATCTACGGCCTCACCAACGAGGCGTACATCGTGTTCACCGCGAACGCCTTCGCCCTCATGGGGCTGCGCCAGCTCTACTTCCTCATCGGCGGTCTGCTGGAGCGTCTCGTATACCTCGCGCAGGGTTTGGCCGTGATCCTCGCGTTCATCGGCGTCAAGCTCGTGTTCCACGCCCTGCACGTGAACGAACTGCCCTTCATCAACGGGGGCGAGCCGCTGCTGTGGGTGCCCGAGATCCCCATCTGGTTCTCGCTGCTGTTCATCGCCGCGACCGTCGCCGTCGCGACCTTCCTCAGCCTGCGAAAGACCCGCAACGACAGCCGCAAGAAGGAGCGCGAGACCTTCGACGGCGAGAAGATCATCCACGCCCCGGAGGACTGA
- a CDS encoding FBP domain-containing protein → MLALSASTIRSAFVNVSTRERNAIVVPAAFDESDWDRLDYVGWRDPKSPLLGFVVAEIDGAPVGLQLRQAEQATRSRPQCSWCSDVTLPNDVVLFSARRAGKAGRAGNTVGTLLCAGFECSRNVRRLDPPAYLGYDVAAARDRRIESLRAHVDSFFRDLRGDA, encoded by the coding sequence ATGCTCGCTCTCTCCGCATCCACCATCCGCTCCGCCTTCGTCAACGTCTCGACCCGGGAGCGCAACGCCATCGTGGTGCCCGCCGCTTTCGACGAGTCCGACTGGGATCGTCTCGACTACGTGGGGTGGCGTGACCCCAAGTCACCGCTGCTCGGCTTCGTCGTCGCCGAGATCGATGGCGCGCCCGTGGGTCTGCAGCTGCGCCAGGCCGAACAGGCGACACGATCGCGTCCGCAATGCTCCTGGTGCTCCGACGTGACGCTGCCCAACGACGTGGTGCTCTTCTCCGCCCGTCGCGCCGGAAAGGCGGGGCGCGCCGGGAACACCGTCGGCACGCTGCTGTGTGCGGGCTTCGAATGCTCGCGCAACGTCCGGCGACTCGATCCTCCCGCGTACCTCGGCTATGACGTGGCCGCGGCACGGGATCGGCGCATCGAATCGCTGCGCGCGCACGTCGACAGCTTCTTCCGCGACCTGCGCGGCGACGCCTGA
- a CDS encoding glycoside hydrolase family 32 protein: protein MSLPRPRFHLAPVRNWMNDPNGLVHTGDRWHAFFQYNPEGNDWGNMSWGHASSSDLLQWEEHPVALPHRPGEQIFSGSVVAGPDGTLTAFYTSAYDHGIQAQSRATSADGGFTWTPDAANPVLDRSSSDFRDPKVVRVPGGGWLMLTVEAVERRVVFYASDDLVTWRESGSFGPLGPEGVVWECPDLVHLPVEDTAERIWTLLLSTNPVGDDADPAGSAMHYVVGDLEDGVFRSSSTDLRPLDHGRDFYAGVTFDSAPGGAAVMLGWMSNWRYAHVVPTSPWRGAMSLPRTLGLRRIDGALHLVQRPLLPPTAAGDPAPLTVEPHAVLEVAWDPAATGAVRVRLAGEGDATVDVVHDPTARTLTVSRAGSAADALHPDFSGERTAPLAGAAGALTLVIDGPLLEVFADDGATVLSHLVTLGGGPLTVSATAETAVVPAVRVSAVGDLATQAGPAAPAAA from the coding sequence ATGAGCCTTCCCCGCCCGCGCTTTCACCTCGCCCCCGTGCGCAACTGGATGAACGACCCCAACGGGCTCGTCCACACCGGCGACCGCTGGCACGCGTTCTTCCAGTACAACCCCGAGGGAAACGACTGGGGGAACATGAGCTGGGGCCATGCCTCCAGCAGTGATCTGCTGCAGTGGGAAGAACACCCCGTCGCACTGCCGCACCGCCCCGGCGAGCAGATCTTCTCGGGTTCCGTCGTCGCCGGCCCCGACGGAACCCTCACCGCGTTCTACACGAGCGCGTACGACCACGGCATCCAGGCCCAGTCGCGCGCGACCAGCGCCGACGGCGGCTTCACGTGGACCCCGGATGCCGCGAACCCGGTGCTCGACCGCTCGAGCTCCGACTTCCGCGACCCCAAGGTGGTCCGCGTCCCCGGCGGCGGGTGGCTCATGCTCACGGTCGAGGCCGTCGAACGCCGGGTGGTGTTCTACGCCTCCGACGACCTCGTGACCTGGAGGGAGTCGGGCTCGTTCGGCCCCCTCGGGCCGGAGGGCGTCGTGTGGGAGTGCCCGGATCTCGTGCACCTGCCCGTGGAGGACACGGCCGAACGGATCTGGACGCTGCTGCTGAGCACGAACCCCGTCGGCGACGACGCCGATCCCGCGGGCTCCGCGATGCACTACGTCGTGGGCGACCTCGAAGACGGCGTGTTCCGGTCGTCGTCCACCGATCTCCGCCCCCTCGACCACGGCCGCGACTTCTATGCCGGAGTCACCTTCGACAGCGCTCCGGGCGGTGCCGCGGTGATGCTGGGGTGGATGAGCAACTGGCGCTACGCGCACGTCGTGCCCACCTCGCCGTGGCGGGGGGCGATGTCGCTGCCACGCACGCTCGGTCTGAGGCGCATCGACGGGGCGTTGCATCTCGTCCAGCGGCCGCTCCTGCCGCCCACCGCCGCGGGCGATCCGGCACCGCTCACCGTCGAGCCGCACGCGGTGCTCGAGGTGGCGTGGGATCCCGCTGCGACGGGCGCCGTGCGCGTGCGACTGGCCGGAGAAGGGGATGCCACGGTCGACGTCGTCCACGACCCCACGGCCCGCACACTCACCGTCTCGCGCGCGGGTTCCGCCGCCGACGCCCTACATCCCGATTTCTCCGGCGAGCGCACGGCGCCCCTCGCGGGGGCGGCGGGTGCCCTGACGCTCGTCATCGACGGACCGCTGCTGGAGGTGTTCGCCGACGACGGTGCCACGGTGCTCTCGCACCTGGTGACCCTCGGCGGCGGGCCGCTCACCGTCTCTGCCACCGCCGAGACCGCGGTCGTCCCCGCCGTGCGCGTCAGCGCGGTCGGAGACCTCGCCACACAGGCAGGTCCCGCGGCTCCGGCGGCCGCCTGA
- a CDS encoding DoxX family protein — protein MRTVIRWALALAMIFAGVSHLTFARRDFQAQVPDALVERGPLDRDAVVVASGVVEVGFGLALLVLPKERRRVGAALAAFFVAIFPGNIDQWRKRRSAFGLDTDRKRLVRLFFQPGLVAAAWWSTR, from the coding sequence ATGAGAACTGTCATCCGGTGGGCCTTGGCCCTCGCCATGATCTTCGCCGGTGTGTCGCATCTGACCTTCGCGCGCCGCGACTTCCAGGCGCAAGTGCCCGACGCGCTCGTCGAACGGGGACCTCTCGACCGTGACGCCGTGGTCGTCGCCTCCGGCGTGGTCGAGGTGGGGTTCGGGTTGGCGCTGCTGGTGCTGCCGAAGGAGCGTCGCCGCGTCGGGGCCGCGCTCGCCGCGTTCTTCGTCGCGATCTTCCCCGGCAACATCGACCAATGGCGTAAGCGCCGGTCGGCGTTCGGGCTGGACACGGATCGCAAGCGTCTCGTGCGCTTGTTCTTCCAGCCGGGGCTGGTCGCCGCTGCGTGGTGGTCGACGCGCTGA
- a CDS encoding DUF7882 family protein, translated as MGLLYYGASTSPIHMPDRILAHVKVVIATKLRRGESFTMSWRHPEGEASGRTTIWLQPSIPLRFVFSTVEPEMLDPALLQTYANSANSSGGLSIDLDVHQPVASAAAGR; from the coding sequence ATGGGCCTTCTGTACTACGGGGCGTCTACGTCGCCGATTCACATGCCGGATCGCATCCTCGCGCACGTGAAGGTGGTCATCGCGACCAAGCTTCGTCGCGGCGAGAGCTTCACCATGTCGTGGCGGCATCCCGAGGGAGAGGCGTCCGGCCGTACAACGATCTGGTTGCAGCCCTCGATTCCGCTGCGGTTCGTCTTCTCGACCGTCGAGCCCGAGATGCTCGACCCCGCCCTGCTGCAGACGTACGCGAACTCCGCGAACTCCTCCGGAGGACTGTCGATCGACCTCGACGTGCATCAGCCCGTCGCATCCGCCGCCGCAGGACGGTGA
- a CDS encoding VOC family protein gives MTLDHLDHLVFAGPSLVDAVDEIERLTGVRAAAGGRHTTTGTANALIALTVGGETGRRYLEIIGPDADAGRTASDIPTFGIRDLDAPRLAGFALRPDDLDATVARLRELGVDPGDVEPLGRRRPDGVELAWRLTRQAGNAWNGLPFLIDWLDSPHPGLGDLPRLELESFRVTAPAEDPLFAALTALGLEPGVGASSLRVELGGTRHTVLATE, from the coding sequence ATGACCCTCGACCATCTCGACCACCTGGTGTTCGCCGGCCCGTCCCTCGTCGATGCGGTCGATGAGATCGAACGCCTGACGGGTGTGCGCGCCGCCGCCGGCGGGCGGCACACCACCACCGGCACCGCGAACGCCCTCATCGCCCTGACCGTGGGGGGCGAGACGGGGCGTCGTTACCTCGAGATCATCGGTCCCGATGCCGACGCCGGGCGCACGGCATCCGATATCCCCACGTTCGGTATTCGCGACCTCGACGCTCCCCGCCTCGCCGGGTTCGCCCTTCGTCCCGATGATCTGGATGCCACCGTCGCGCGCCTCCGAGAGCTCGGCGTCGACCCCGGCGACGTGGAACCCCTCGGCCGGCGGCGTCCCGACGGAGTGGAGCTGGCCTGGCGCCTGACCCGTCAGGCGGGCAACGCGTGGAACGGACTGCCCTTCCTCATCGACTGGCTGGACAGCCCGCATCCGGGACTCGGCGACCTGCCCCGCCTCGAACTCGAGTCCTTCCGCGTCACGGCCCCGGCCGAAGATCCTCTCTTCGCCGCCCTGACAGCGCTGGGCCTCGAGCCCGGGGTGGGGGCATCGTCGTTGCGGGTCGAGTTGGGCGGCACCCGTCACACCGTGCTGGCGACCGAATAG
- a CDS encoding TIGR03618 family F420-dependent PPOX class oxidoreductase has product MTWHAGDVLTADALAFVSEYHLATLSTLGRTGRIHAVPVGFTYEDGVVRVIGSRGTQKFVNAARAGRASVCSVDGARWISFEGAARVTDDPDAVARAVTLYAERYRQPRGESEPCRSGGHRGTHSGIGRFPTVKAYP; this is encoded by the coding sequence GTGACGTGGCACGCTGGAGACGTGCTGACCGCCGACGCCCTCGCCTTCGTGAGCGAGTACCACCTCGCCACCCTCTCCACCCTCGGCCGTACCGGACGGATCCACGCGGTACCCGTCGGCTTCACGTACGAGGACGGCGTCGTCCGCGTCATCGGCTCCCGGGGGACGCAGAAGTTCGTCAACGCGGCGCGCGCCGGGAGAGCGTCCGTGTGCTCGGTCGACGGTGCACGGTGGATCAGCTTCGAGGGCGCGGCGCGTGTCACCGATGACCCGGATGCCGTCGCCCGCGCCGTGACGCTCTATGCCGAGCGTTATCGACAGCCCCGGGGAGAATCCGAACCGTGTCGTTCTGGAGGTCACCGTGGAACGCACTCTGGGATCGGCCGCTTTCCGACGGTGAAGGCGTACCCTTGA
- a CDS encoding LLM class F420-dependent oxidoreductase, with amino-acid sequence MTRFGYTLMTEQSGPRALVDYAVGAERAGYDFLVSSDHYSPWLTSQGHAPYAWTVLGAVAHATTDVELMTYVTCPTVRYHPAVVAQKAATLQLLSDGRFTLGLGSGENLNEHVVGEGWPAVHARQDMLVEAIEIIRALHTGELVTYDGEYFRVDSARVWDAPDGGVPIGVAVSGEHSIKRFAPLGDHLITTEPDRDLIQGWDEHHDGSSRKIGQIPISWDPDEDAAIARAHDQFRWFAGGWAVNADLPTPAGFAGASQFVRPEDVAESIACGPDLDELAESVRPFIDAGFTDIAIVQVGDEQQQRFVDEIAAPLLEKLRAL; translated from the coding sequence ATGACGCGATTCGGCTACACCCTCATGACCGAGCAGAGCGGCCCGCGGGCGCTCGTGGACTACGCCGTCGGCGCCGAGCGCGCCGGCTACGACTTCCTCGTCTCCAGTGACCACTACTCCCCCTGGCTGACCAGCCAGGGCCACGCCCCGTACGCCTGGACGGTGTTGGGCGCCGTCGCCCACGCGACCACCGACGTCGAACTCATGACGTACGTGACCTGCCCGACGGTGCGTTATCACCCGGCGGTCGTAGCCCAGAAGGCTGCCACGCTGCAGCTCCTGTCCGACGGACGCTTCACCCTCGGACTGGGTTCGGGCGAGAACCTCAACGAGCACGTCGTCGGTGAAGGCTGGCCGGCCGTGCACGCGCGTCAGGACATGCTCGTCGAAGCCATCGAGATCATCCGCGCCCTGCACACGGGCGAGCTCGTGACCTACGACGGCGAGTACTTCCGGGTCGACTCGGCGCGCGTGTGGGACGCCCCCGACGGCGGCGTTCCGATCGGCGTCGCGGTGTCGGGCGAGCACTCCATCAAGCGCTTCGCTCCCCTCGGCGACCACCTGATCACGACCGAGCCCGACCGCGACCTCATCCAGGGCTGGGACGAGCACCACGACGGCTCATCGCGCAAGATCGGGCAGATCCCCATCAGCTGGGACCCCGACGAAGACGCCGCGATCGCCCGCGCGCACGACCAGTTCCGCTGGTTCGCCGGCGGGTGGGCCGTCAACGCCGATCTGCCGACCCCGGCGGGTTTCGCCGGCGCATCGCAGTTCGTGCGCCCCGAAGACGTTGCGGAGTCCATCGCCTGCGGCCCCGACCTCGATGAGCTCGCCGAGAGCGTGCGCCCCTTCATCGACGCGGGCTTCACCGACATCGCCATCGTGCAGGTGGGTGACGAACAGCAGCAGCGCTTCGTCGACGAGATCGCCGCGCCCCTGCTGGAGAAGCTGCGCGCTCTCTGA